In one window of Deinococcus terrestris DNA:
- a CDS encoding MBL fold metallo-hydrolase, translating into MPPSLQPFGPGVSYLPGTVNSVVVEGPGGHALLVDTGLDDTHARKLLRALEAAGLTPGAILNTHSHADHHGGNAFLLGRFPDLPVYAPPLEAAIIRHPVLEPLSLWGAAPPAELRTKFLLAPASPAQAVGPGRQTLGGAEVELMAVPGHAAEMYAVRVGEVLYAADALFGPEALGKHPLTFCADSAQQKASAAALGELDGVRVVLPGHGDPTSDLDGLVAANLAAYARTTDAVAAALAGGPATVDELLARVSAALGVTATNPGAWVLNRAVVSAHLGDLLALGSAALDLEGGVLRVRQA; encoded by the coding sequence ATGCCCCCCTCGCTTCAGCCCTTCGGCCCCGGCGTCTCTTACCTCCCCGGCACGGTGAACAGCGTGGTCGTGGAGGGACCGGGGGGCCACGCCCTGCTGGTGGATACAGGCCTGGACGACACCCACGCGCGAAAGCTGCTGCGGGCGCTGGAGGCGGCGGGCCTGACGCCGGGGGCGATCCTGAACACCCACAGTCACGCCGACCACCACGGCGGAAATGCCTTTCTCCTGGGCCGCTTCCCCGACCTGCCCGTCTACGCGCCGCCGCTGGAGGCCGCCATCATCCGCCACCCGGTGCTGGAACCGCTCTCGCTGTGGGGGGCCGCGCCGCCCGCCGAGTTGCGAACGAAGTTCCTGCTGGCCCCCGCCAGTCCCGCGCAAGCGGTCGGCCCCGGCAGGCAGACCCTCGGTGGGGCGGAGGTGGAGCTGATGGCAGTGCCCGGCCACGCCGCCGAAATGTACGCGGTGCGGGTGGGCGAGGTGCTGTATGCCGCCGACGCCCTGTTCGGGCCGGAGGCGCTGGGCAAGCATCCCCTGACCTTCTGCGCGGACTCGGCGCAGCAGAAGGCGTCGGCGGCGGCGTTGGGCGAGTTGGACGGAGTGCGCGTCGTCCTTCCCGGCCACGGTGACCCCACCTCCGACCTAGACGGGTTGGTGGCTGCCAACCTCGCCGCCTATGCCCGGACGACAGACGCAGTGGCGGCAGCGCTGGCGGGGGGTCCGGCCACGGTGGACGAACTGCTGGCGCGGGTCAGTGCGGCGCTGGGCGTCACCGCTACGAATCCCGGTGCCTGGGTCCTCAATCGGGCCGTGGTGAGCGCCCACCTCGGCGACCTGCTGGCTCTGGGAAGCGCGGCCCTGGACCTGGAAGGCGGGGTGCTGCGGGTGCGGCAAGCGTGA
- a CDS encoding DUF4142 domain-containing protein, translating to MLRSSALVLLPLALGSCTMMAPNATTVDGLFLQSVTGSNLFEIQSSQVALNRSTNAQVRTFAQQMINEHTTAQAQVAALASARGVPLPKALPPELQLKVNTLNTLTGSAFDVAYLREQVLGHQFTISIFQNEQTAGRDAGVVAFATQNLPLIERHFQEAQTLLATAQSQTAPAAPATPSTP from the coding sequence ATGCTTCGAAGCTCAGCCCTGGTTTTGCTGCCCCTTGCCCTCGGCTCCTGCACCATGATGGCCCCCAACGCGACCACGGTGGACGGCCTCTTTCTCCAGTCGGTGACGGGCAGCAACCTTTTTGAGATTCAGTCGTCGCAGGTCGCGCTGAACCGCTCCACCAACGCCCAGGTGCGGACCTTCGCCCAACAGATGATCAACGAGCACACCACGGCGCAGGCGCAGGTCGCGGCGCTCGCCTCCGCACGGGGAGTCCCGCTCCCCAAGGCGTTGCCGCCCGAGCTGCAGCTCAAGGTCAACACGCTGAACACCCTGACCGGCTCGGCCTTCGACGTGGCCTACCTGCGCGAGCAGGTGCTGGGGCACCAGTTCACCATCAGCATCTTCCAGAACGAGCAGACGGCGGGCCGAGACGCGGGGGTCGTGGCCTTTGCCACCCAGAACCTCCCGCTGATCGAGCGCCACTTCCAGGAGGCGCAGACCCTGCTCGCGACTGCCCAGAGCCAGACTGCGCCCGCCGCCCCCGCGACCCCCAGCACGCCCTGA
- a CDS encoding DUF4385 domain-containing protein: protein MPRPKFDYSLNYAELDLRAHPELYRVGIGEQGVLLVQPYKSEILPHWRFATPEVARESSEAIYAMFIDYLRAGDFVGADMARKFLQMGFTRSRRYANHKGGKKYDGPVPDDKKGQSGAHGRAELPRQPEDPVKAESARIFKAKWDEAEANEEYARMKREHRERYG from the coding sequence ATGCCCCGTCCCAAATTCGACTATTCGCTGAACTATGCCGAACTCGACCTGCGGGCACACCCCGAGCTGTACCGGGTCGGGATAGGCGAGCAGGGCGTGCTGCTGGTCCAGCCGTACAAGTCCGAGATTCTTCCGCACTGGCGCTTCGCTACACCGGAAGTCGCCCGCGAGAGCAGCGAGGCCATCTACGCGATGTTCATAGATTACCTGCGGGCGGGGGACTTCGTGGGCGCGGACATGGCCCGCAAGTTTCTCCAGATGGGCTTTACCCGCTCGCGCCGCTATGCCAACCACAAGGGGGGCAAGAAGTACGACGGCCCGGTGCCCGACGACAAGAAGGGCCAGTCCGGGGCACACGGCCGCGCCGAACTCCCCCGCCAGCCCGAGGACCCCGTGAAAGCCGAGTCCGCCCGCATCTTCAAGGCGAAGTGGGACGAGGCCGAGGCCAACGAGGAGTACGCCCGGATGAAACGCGAACACCGGGAGCGTTACGGTTGA
- a CDS encoding CsgG/HfaB family protein: protein MTHLRLLALTLALAAPAAAQTTATPAAPATPAPVTAAPALPQGQVNIAVGTFRCKASKCSSDLGDGISDALTTALLNTGKFAVYERENTGQLTEEAFLSGGAAFEGADLLIFGSITQYEPEASGGGISFMGVSLGQKKSTVAMDLRIVDVKTRRIIGGTQVKGEAQGNSFSLSGLLPMNLGVKSSPQIEAAISAMLNDAVQQLLLKVPASYYRN from the coding sequence ATGACCCACCTGCGCCTGCTCGCCCTGACCCTCGCCCTCGCCGCGCCCGCCGCCGCCCAGACCACGGCCACCCCGGCAGCTCCGGCCACGCCCGCCCCAGTGACCGCTGCCCCCGCCCTCCCGCAGGGACAGGTCAATATCGCCGTGGGAACCTTCCGCTGCAAGGCGTCTAAGTGCTCGTCTGACCTCGGTGACGGCATCTCCGACGCCCTGACGACTGCCCTGCTCAACACGGGCAAGTTCGCCGTCTACGAGCGCGAGAACACCGGGCAGCTTACCGAGGAGGCCTTCCTGAGCGGCGGGGCTGCCTTTGAAGGCGCGGATCTGCTGATCTTCGGCTCGATCACCCAGTACGAGCCGGAAGCGTCGGGGGGCGGGATCAGCTTCATGGGCGTGTCCCTGGGCCAGAAGAAAAGCACCGTTGCAATGGACCTGCGGATCGTGGACGTGAAGACCCGCCGCATCATTGGCGGCACCCAGGTCAAGGGCGAGGCACAGGGTAACAGCTTCAGCCTGAGCGGCCTGCTGCCCATGAATCTCGGCGTCAAGTCCAGCCCGCAGATCGAGGCGGCCATCAGCGCGATGCTCAACGACGCCGTGCAGCAGCTGCTGCTTAAGGTGCCCGCCAGCTACTACCGCAACTGA
- a CDS encoding Dps family protein gives MTRKSAGTKAAAGSKGGGRRKTADDANQMPVAAQDTAQGREAAGVMPQGEAKADAAHLDTPHNQLVDHGYLSEEEFGTVSETLQRNLATTISLYLKFKKYHWDIRGRFFRDLHLAYDEFIEEIFGGIDEQAERLVALGGSPIAAPEDIARFSLVQVPQETVRDARTQVADLVGDLTRVARGYRDDSQTVDEANDPVTADLYTGYAATIDKIRWMLQAMMDDDRMN, from the coding sequence ATGACCAGAAAGAGCGCAGGAACCAAGGCCGCCGCGGGGAGCAAGGGCGGAGGCCGCCGCAAGACGGCCGACGACGCGAACCAGATGCCAGTGGCAGCTCAGGACACGGCCCAGGGCCGCGAGGCCGCTGGGGTGATGCCGCAGGGCGAGGCCAAGGCCGACGCCGCCCACCTCGACACCCCTCACAACCAACTCGTGGACCACGGCTACCTCTCCGAAGAGGAGTTCGGCACCGTCAGCGAGACCTTGCAGCGTAACCTCGCCACCACCATCAGCCTGTACCTCAAGTTCAAGAAGTACCACTGGGACATCCGGGGGCGCTTCTTCCGCGACCTGCACCTCGCCTACGACGAGTTCATCGAGGAAATTTTCGGGGGCATCGACGAGCAGGCCGAGCGCCTCGTCGCGCTGGGGGGCAGCCCCATCGCCGCGCCCGAGGACATTGCCCGCTTCAGCCTCGTGCAGGTGCCCCAGGAGACGGTGCGCGACGCCCGCACCCAGGTCGCCGACCTCGTGGGGGACCTGACCCGCGTGGCCCGCGGCTACCGCGACGACTCGCAGACCGTGGACGAGGCCAACGATCCCGTTACCGCCGACCTGTACACCGGCTACGCCGCCACCATCGACAAGATCCGCTGGATGCTTCAGGCGATGATGGACGACGACCGGATGAACTGA
- the mobA gene encoding molybdenum cofactor guanylyltransferase, whose product MTPGTTPRLDLVGALTAGGRSRRFGTDKALARLEGRTLLEHVAASLEDCRVRLLVAPPGRYPLPGWLPVPDTRPDEGPLGALEAALLAAERHVGPGWVAFAGVDLPRLTPAYWALLAGARAPGARSVLTLDAAGRAQPLGALYHTALLPHVSALLDAGERRLRLAARDPVTVPYKAITWVSPQALHNVNTPADLAALERTP is encoded by the coding sequence ATGACCCCAGGGACGACCCCTCGGCTGGACCTCGTGGGGGCGCTGACCGCCGGGGGCCGCTCCCGCCGTTTCGGAACGGACAAGGCGCTCGCCCGGCTTGAGGGCCGGACCCTGCTGGAACATGTCGCGGCCAGCCTGGAGGACTGCCGGGTGCGGCTGCTCGTCGCGCCGCCCGGACGCTACCCCCTCCCCGGCTGGCTCCCGGTCCCCGATACCCGGCCTGACGAGGGACCGCTGGGAGCGCTGGAGGCCGCCCTGCTCGCCGCTGAACGTCACGTGGGACCGGGCTGGGTCGCCTTCGCGGGCGTGGACCTGCCCCGCCTGACCCCGGCGTACTGGGCGCTGCTGGCCGGAGCGCGGGCACCGGGGGCGCGGTCGGTCCTCACCCTGGACGCGGCGGGGCGAGCGCAACCGCTAGGGGCGCTGTACCACACGGCCCTCCTCCCCCACGTGTCCGCCTTGCTGGACGCGGGCGAACGCCGCCTGCGCCTCGCTGCGCGGGACCCGGTGACGGTTCCCTACAAGGCAATCACGTGGGTCAGCCCGCAGGCGCTCCACAACGTGAACACGCCTGCCGACCTCGCGGCGCTGGAGCGGACACCGTAG
- a CDS encoding S41 family peptidase, producing the protein MNATLRRAPASGLPALRALTVLVAASLAASALPGAQALAQPAPSPAQEAFDRVNRLILEEYGGLSTVDRATLGREYQARLDAVCAPTPLNCPVEKAYPVIEAQLTALGDEHSFFQTPEDFQDFLASATGGNRLQFGVKLARLDGENRVVLEVVPQSAAEEAGLKRGDLLRTLDGKPYAYAALQQARREGREIRLEVERAGQPLTLTLQSRESSTRDLPRLSFAGAANNVAVLRIPTFLSGGGIAQRVHDLVGEARAAGATGLIVDLRGNPGGSLAECDSAVSAFVPSFARVARGAQGESRTVVSRGTRLENGRNVGGVRGPQLWTGPLAVLVDRGSASCSEFFAFEIQHAGRGPVIGETTAGVGNTATRVFPVGEDAALQLTILNYAKPGGDPYPDRVKPDQPREQTEEDVRLLTRGQDTLLAAGVQALVTAPPLTLDPQTAR; encoded by the coding sequence ATGAACGCCACCCTGCGCCGCGCTCCGGCTTCCGGCCTCCCGGCCCTCCGTGCCCTCACCGTGCTGGTGGCGGCCTCCCTCGCCGCCTCCGCCCTGCCGGGTGCCCAGGCGCTCGCGCAACCTGCCCCCTCGCCCGCGCAGGAGGCGTTCGACAGGGTCAACCGTCTGATTCTGGAGGAGTACGGCGGCCTGTCCACTGTGGACCGGGCCACGCTGGGCCGCGAGTACCAGGCCCGGCTCGACGCCGTGTGTGCGCCGACGCCCCTCAACTGCCCGGTCGAGAAAGCCTACCCGGTGATCGAGGCGCAGCTCACGGCCCTAGGTGACGAGCACAGCTTCTTCCAGACCCCGGAGGATTTTCAGGATTTCCTGGCGAGCGCAACGGGCGGCAACCGCCTGCAGTTCGGCGTGAAGCTCGCCCGGCTCGACGGCGAGAACCGGGTGGTGCTGGAGGTCGTGCCCCAGAGCGCCGCCGAGGAGGCGGGCCTGAAGCGCGGCGACCTGCTGCGGACACTGGACGGAAAGCCCTACGCCTACGCGGCGCTCCAGCAGGCCCGGCGCGAGGGCCGCGAGATCCGGCTGGAGGTCGAGCGGGCCGGGCAGCCCCTCACGTTGACCCTCCAGTCGCGCGAGAGCAGCACCCGTGACCTGCCCCGGCTGAGCTTCGCGGGAGCGGCGAACAACGTGGCGGTCCTGCGGATTCCCACCTTCCTGTCGGGGGGCGGGATCGCGCAGCGGGTCCACGACCTCGTGGGCGAGGCCCGCGCGGCCGGGGCGACCGGCCTGATCGTGGACCTGCGCGGCAATCCGGGCGGCAGCCTCGCGGAGTGCGACAGCGCCGTGAGCGCCTTCGTGCCTTCCTTCGCGCGGGTCGCGCGGGGCGCCCAGGGCGAGAGCCGCACGGTGGTCAGCCGGGGCACCCGCCTGGAAAATGGCCGCAACGTGGGCGGCGTGCGGGGCCCCCAACTGTGGACCGGGCCGCTCGCGGTGCTGGTCGACCGGGGCAGCGCCTCGTGCAGTGAGTTCTTCGCCTTCGAGATTCAGCACGCCGGGCGCGGCCCGGTGATCGGCGAGACGACGGCGGGCGTGGGCAACACCGCCACCCGCGTCTTCCCGGTGGGCGAGGACGCGGCCCTGCAACTCACCATCCTGAACTACGCCAAGCCCGGCGGCGACCCCTACCCCGACCGGGTAAAGCCCGACCAGCCCCGCGAGCAGACCGAGGAGGACGTGCGCCTGCTCACGCGCGGCCAGGACACCCTGCTCGCCGCCGGGGTGCAGGCGCTGGTGACGGCCCCGCCGCTGACCCTGGACCCCCAGACCGCCCGCTGA
- a CDS encoding metallophosphoesterase family protein codes for MIRLAVLSDLHANLEATLAVHADVKRRGLDEIWVLGDLVGKGPRPREVVEWTQAYATRVIQGNWDARVAGATNRPQDLWPRSRLTPDQLAYLAGLPYGIEEQFGGAWWRFVHASSKGLFHRLYPHSSLAEQLDAYLPNPQFALRQHADALVYADVHETLMLDVEGRPLINTGSVGNPLDSTLPSYLILEFDPNSPAHSATFVRLTYNRDAEIAAAEASGMPFTREYIAELLTGAYQKRRARTGE; via the coding sequence ATGATTCGCCTCGCCGTGCTCTCGGACCTGCACGCCAACCTGGAGGCGACGCTGGCCGTACACGCCGACGTGAAAAGACGCGGGCTGGACGAGATCTGGGTGCTGGGCGACCTCGTGGGCAAGGGGCCGCGTCCCCGTGAGGTTGTGGAATGGACCCAGGCTTACGCCACCCGCGTGATCCAGGGCAACTGGGACGCCCGCGTCGCCGGGGCCACCAACCGGCCGCAAGACCTCTGGCCGCGTTCCCGCCTGACGCCCGACCAACTCGCCTACCTCGCCGGGCTGCCCTACGGCATTGAGGAACAGTTCGGGGGGGCGTGGTGGCGCTTTGTCCATGCCTCCAGCAAGGGCCTCTTTCACCGGCTCTATCCGCACTCCAGCCTCGCCGAGCAGCTCGACGCCTACCTGCCCAACCCCCAGTTCGCCCTGCGGCAGCACGCCGACGCTCTCGTCTACGCCGATGTCCACGAGACGCTGATGCTGGACGTGGAGGGCCGCCCGCTGATCAACACGGGCTCGGTGGGCAATCCCCTCGACAGCACGCTGCCGAGTTATCTGATTCTAGAGTTTGACCCGAACAGTCCCGCCCACAGTGCGACCTTCGTGCGCCTGACCTACAACCGTGACGCGGAGATCGCGGCGGCGGAGGCCAGTGGAATGCCCTTTACCCGCGAGTACATCGCGGAGTTGCTGACGGGGGCGTACCAGAAGCGGCGGGCGCGGACGGGAGAGTAG
- a CDS encoding VC0807 family protein yields MAPMTVPSPAARPRTGVPKTVWDLVFTLLIPILILSPNILGSGISVADLLGGDTAGNIKAYVIAALIPVVYVLVDLIVNRNVSPVALIGGAGAIFSGALAFWYVDGFWYAIKDSARSYLVGLFFLISAGTRVPLFRVFLDAASLGEKPEERAATQQAMRDPVVHRGLVGATIAFAVVDLIGGVINSAVNYARVTAEFGSDAFNAQVAEVNALMRVPSLVISLAGVALALWLVQSAVKRRYGAGASLLEPTKLREAMRERGELPA; encoded by the coding sequence ATGGCGCCCATGACCGTGCCCTCGCCCGCCGCCCGCCCTCGCACCGGGGTCCCCAAGACCGTCTGGGACCTCGTCTTCACGCTGCTGATCCCGATTCTGATTCTCAGCCCCAACATCCTGGGCAGCGGCATCAGCGTGGCGGACCTGCTGGGGGGCGACACGGCGGGGAACATCAAAGCTTACGTGATCGCGGCGCTGATTCCGGTCGTGTACGTGCTTGTCGACCTGATCGTGAACCGCAACGTCAGCCCGGTGGCGCTGATCGGCGGGGCGGGGGCGATCTTTTCGGGAGCCCTGGCGTTCTGGTACGTGGACGGCTTCTGGTACGCGATCAAGGACAGTGCGCGGTCGTACCTCGTCGGGCTGTTCTTCCTGATCAGCGCGGGGACGCGGGTGCCCCTCTTCCGGGTGTTTCTGGACGCCGCCAGCCTGGGCGAGAAGCCGGAGGAACGCGCGGCGACCCAGCAGGCGATGCGCGACCCCGTGGTTCACCGGGGGCTGGTCGGGGCGACGATCGCCTTTGCGGTGGTGGACCTGATCGGCGGGGTGATCAACAGCGCCGTGAACTACGCCCGCGTGACCGCCGAGTTCGGCTCCGACGCCTTCAACGCCCAGGTGGCCGAGGTCAACGCCCTGATGCGGGTGCCCAGCCTGGTGATCAGCCTCGCGGGGGTGGCGCTGGCGCTGTGGCTGGTGCAAAGCGCCGTGAAGCGCCGCTACGGGGCGGGCGCAAGCCTGCTGGAACCCACCAAGCTGCGGGAAGCGATGCGGGAGCGGGGGGAACTCCCCGCCTGA
- a CDS encoding M20/M25/M40 family metallo-hydrolase encodes MPLSYLTRIAQTPAPTFDEGERGALMAGLWEDLGYRTERDEVGNVLTRLTPPGTEGKPALLLAAHLDTVFSRGTDVTVREEGGKLIGPGVGDNSASLAVLTALLRDLRGGEGGLRRPLWVAANVAEEGLGDLRGAKHLIATHRERLGAFIAVDGYLGVAVTRAVGVRRYRATFLGPGGHSWGDQAPSALHAVGMAIHDLYALHRPASPRTTLNVGLASGGTSVNSIAGSAELLLDLRSLDPELLSDLDRRAQGVLHAAARAVGVNLRLERVGDRPGGELGSAPLLDLAREAAREGRTELRLASSSTDANAAAPHGLPAIALGVYRGGNAHREDEWVQASSLGPGLRFLSRVVALYQRRPVP; translated from the coding sequence ATGCCCCTTTCGTACCTCACGCGCATCGCGCAGACCCCCGCGCCTACCTTCGACGAGGGGGAGCGGGGAGCGCTGATGGCCGGGCTGTGGGAGGATCTGGGCTACCGCACCGAGCGCGACGAGGTCGGCAACGTCCTGACCCGCCTGACCCCGCCCGGCACCGAGGGCAAGCCCGCGCTGCTGCTCGCCGCGCACCTCGACACCGTGTTCTCGCGCGGCACTGACGTGACCGTCCGCGAGGAGGGCGGCAAACTGATTGGCCCCGGTGTGGGCGACAACAGCGCCAGCCTCGCGGTGCTGACCGCCCTGCTGCGCGACCTGCGCGGGGGCGAGGGGGGGCTGCGCCGCCCGCTGTGGGTTGCTGCCAACGTCGCGGAAGAGGGACTGGGCGACCTGCGCGGAGCCAAGCACCTGATCGCCACGCACCGCGAGCGGCTGGGGGCCTTTATCGCAGTGGACGGCTATCTGGGGGTCGCTGTGACGCGGGCGGTGGGGGTGCGGCGCTACCGGGCCACCTTCCTGGGTCCGGGGGGCCACTCCTGGGGCGATCAGGCGCCGAGTGCGCTGCACGCGGTGGGGATGGCGATTCATGACCTGTACGCCCTGCACCGCCCCGCCTCGCCGCGCACCACCCTGAACGTGGGGCTGGCGTCGGGCGGCACCAGCGTGAATTCCATCGCGGGAAGTGCCGAGTTGCTGCTGGACCTGCGCTCGCTGGACCCGGAGCTGCTGAGCGACCTCGACCGCCGGGCGCAGGGGGTGCTGCACGCGGCGGCCCGCGCGGTGGGCGTGAACTTGCGGCTGGAGCGGGTGGGCGACCGCCCCGGCGGGGAACTGGGGTCCGCCCCCCTCCTCGACCTCGCCCGCGAAGCGGCCCGCGAGGGACGCACCGAGTTGCGGCTGGCGTCGAGCAGCACCGACGCCAACGCCGCCGCTCCCCACGGGCTGCCCGCCATCGCCCTCGGCGTCTACCGGGGCGGCAACGCCCACCGCGAGGACGAGTGGGTGCAGGCCAGCAGCCTGGGGCCGGGGCTGCGCTTCCTGTCGCGGGTGGTGGCCCTGTACCAGCGGCGACCGGTACCCTGA
- a CDS encoding MFS transporter, which produces MPAPALPFRPSGAQLGLIAANFLMWGGFFAVIPLVTVHFVEGLGWAAASVGLVLGIRQLTQQGLTVFGGAWADRVGPKPLILAGCLIRTLGFAWMGFAETLPVLLAASVLAGLGGGLFDAPKNAAITAVTRPEHRARMFSLTSISGNLGMVTGPLIGAAMLGLGFRTAALAAGSVYLVAAAVLAATLPHLKPEGAVAGGLAGLKTAAQDRRFRRFTLVLVGYFLLSTQLNVAVTLKAVALAGPGATGPLYGLSAGLAVVLQYPLLRFVERRVRTRVALVIAVLAVATSLGLMGFAVTFPQLLACVALYSLGTMLVYPTQQTLTARLAPAGLTGSYFGFSAISLGLGGAVGNVVGGALIDLGARIGLPLLPWLTLMGVGFLTALGLRWALREVPTREQAAG; this is translated from the coding sequence CTGCCCGCCCCTGCCCTCCCCTTCCGGCCTTCGGGGGCGCAGCTCGGGCTGATTGCCGCCAACTTCCTGATGTGGGGCGGCTTTTTTGCGGTGATTCCCCTGGTCACAGTACATTTCGTGGAGGGGCTGGGGTGGGCGGCGGCGAGTGTGGGGCTGGTGCTGGGAATTCGGCAGCTCACCCAGCAGGGGCTGACGGTGTTCGGGGGGGCGTGGGCGGACCGGGTCGGTCCCAAGCCGCTGATTCTGGCGGGGTGCCTGATCCGCACGCTGGGCTTCGCGTGGATGGGCTTCGCGGAGACGCTGCCCGTGTTACTGGCGGCCTCGGTGCTCGCGGGGCTGGGGGGCGGGCTGTTCGACGCGCCCAAGAACGCCGCCATCACCGCCGTCACCCGGCCCGAACACCGCGCCCGGATGTTCAGCCTGACGAGCATCTCCGGGAACCTCGGCATGGTGACCGGGCCGCTGATCGGCGCGGCGATGCTGGGGCTGGGCTTCCGCACAGCGGCGCTCGCGGCCGGGAGTGTGTACCTCGTCGCCGCCGCCGTGCTCGCCGCCACGCTGCCCCACCTGAAGCCGGAAGGGGCTGTGGCCGGGGGCCTCGCGGGACTGAAGACAGCGGCCCAGGACCGCCGTTTCCGGCGTTTCACGCTGGTGCTGGTGGGCTATTTCCTGCTCAGCACGCAGCTCAACGTGGCGGTCACCCTCAAGGCGGTCGCCCTCGCCGGGCCGGGGGCGACCGGGCCGCTGTACGGCCTCTCGGCGGGGCTGGCGGTGGTGCTGCAATATCCGCTGCTGCGCTTCGTGGAGCGGCGGGTGCGGACGCGCGTGGCGCTGGTAATCGCCGTGCTCGCGGTGGCGACCAGCCTGGGGCTGATGGGCTTCGCGGTGACGTTTCCGCAACTGCTCGCCTGCGTCGCCCTCTACAGCCTGGGCACCATGCTGGTCTACCCCACCCAGCAGACCCTGACCGCACGGCTGGCCCCCGCTGGCTTGACCGGGAGCTACTTCGGCTTCTCCGCAATCAGCCTGGGACTGGGCGGCGCTGTGGGCAACGTGGTCGGCGGAGCGCTGATCGACCTGGGCGCCCGGATCGGCCTGCCGCTGCTGCCCTGGCTCACGCTGATGGGGGTGGGATTCCTGACCGCCCTGGGCCTGCGCTGGGCGCTGCGCGAGGTACCCACCCGCGAGCAGGCGGCGGGCTGA
- a CDS encoding DR2241 family protein, translated as MRSLVLIGHGSHLNGESAGAVYRYAELLRERGLYDEVVEGYWKEEPSLRQVLRTVRSTDVTVIPMFISEGYFTETVIPRELGLGHQGPVPPEGVARVLGGKTVRYTLPYGVHPAMSEVILARAREVLPDLNAEDTALIVLGHGTTRNQNSNRVIYGNADRLRDSGHFAEVHALFLDEDPKVGTWPDVVKAPRVVVVPFFASEGWHTLETIPEDMGLTGAVTEFADTPNAPQTVYYAAPVGTHPDVAEVVLQLAQEARGASGAGGDEDHGHAAAWNAFLALARRGTRIGEAMITPQAGMYELRHALDEGRPAADLQTLVTVEGLRDRTRRDEGGHHRPVHTLRNLPRGWRAILTEAELPRAVHNLYPAVVEESYAHHTHNLRATPWPTTARRQTGIYTKVTRATSEQVEEVAQDVCSKCLKTRLWAGERLGSTVFSGVPGAIPCPEACTLFIAEVREEVSGKRGQGGHGHDH; from the coding sequence ATGCGTTCGCTCGTCCTGATCGGCCACGGGTCGCACCTCAACGGCGAGTCCGCCGGAGCCGTCTACCGTTACGCGGAGTTGCTGCGGGAGCGTGGCCTGTACGACGAGGTCGTCGAGGGCTACTGGAAGGAAGAACCCTCGCTGCGGCAGGTGCTGAGGACTGTACGCAGCACCGACGTGACCGTGATTCCCATGTTCATCTCGGAGGGCTATTTCACCGAGACGGTGATTCCGCGCGAGCTGGGGCTGGGCCACCAGGGGCCGGTGCCGCCGGAGGGCGTGGCCCGCGTGCTGGGCGGCAAGACGGTGCGTTACACGCTGCCCTACGGGGTCCACCCCGCCATGAGCGAGGTGATTCTGGCCCGCGCCCGTGAGGTGCTGCCCGACCTAAATGCAGAAGACACCGCCCTGATCGTGCTGGGGCACGGCACCACCCGCAACCAGAACTCCAACCGGGTGATCTACGGAAATGCCGACCGCCTGCGCGACTCCGGCCACTTCGCGGAGGTCCACGCCCTCTTCCTGGACGAGGACCCCAAGGTGGGCACCTGGCCGGACGTCGTGAAGGCACCGCGCGTGGTGGTCGTGCCCTTCTTCGCGTCGGAAGGATGGCACACGCTGGAGACGATTCCCGAGGACATGGGCCTGACCGGGGCCGTGACCGAGTTCGCGGACACGCCGAACGCCCCGCAGACCGTCTACTACGCTGCCCCCGTGGGCACCCACCCCGACGTAGCCGAGGTGGTCTTGCAGCTCGCGCAGGAGGCGCGGGGGGCGTCGGGCGCGGGCGGCGACGAGGACCACGGCCACGCCGCCGCGTGGAACGCCTTTCTCGCGCTGGCCCGGCGCGGCACCCGCATCGGGGAAGCGATGATCACCCCGCAGGCGGGCATGTATGAGCTGCGTCACGCCCTTGACGAGGGCCGCCCCGCCGCCGACCTCCAGACGCTGGTGACGGTGGAGGGCCTGCGCGACCGCACCCGCCGCGACGAGGGCGGGCACCACCGCCCGGTCCATACCCTGCGCAACCTTCCACGCGGCTGGCGGGCCATCCTGACGGAAGCCGAGCTGCCCCGCGCGGTGCACAACCTCTATCCCGCTGTCGTGGAGGAGAGCTACGCCCACCACACCCACAACCTGCGGGCGACCCCGTGGCCCACGACCGCCCGGCGCCAGACCGGGATCTACACCAAGGTCACCCGCGCGACCTCCGAGCAGGTGGAGGAAGTGGCGCAGGACGTGTGTAGCAAGTGCCTCAAGACCCGGCTGTGGGCGGGCGAGCGCCTGGGTTCCACCGTCTTCAGCGGCGTGCCCGGCGCAATTCCCTGCCCGGAAGCCTGCACCCTCTTTATCGCGGAGGTGCGCGAGGAGGTCAGCGGCAAGCGCGGCCAGGGCGGGCACGGGCACGACCACTGA